Proteins from a single region of Flavobacterium sp. YJ01:
- a CDS encoding SusC/RagA family TonB-linked outer membrane protein yields the protein MKNLYLMILLIFSFKGFASGQSGKDVQISLNLKDAAITEFFSAVEQKTTFTFVFDEKISGSSQRISIYAEKESLDGVLAKVASKTGLSFKKLNNTITVTKNLRAQMNVRGRVLDESGMPMPGVTILEKGTKTNTMTDMEGNFSFAVNASAVLVVSYMGYVSQEVSASTNPITIVMKLSTSELNEVVVTALGIKREEKRLGFSQQTIKSENLSQGRPNNWSSGLKGKVAGLSITSTGSGPLNSQQITLRGNRSLSPKGNYALIVVDGVPVNAEMTTSGSSSAYMGEDSPIDYGNGISDLNLDDIDAVTVLKGAGATALYGSRAANGALIITTKSGKKNKGLGISINTGATFDVIQRWPDYQYKYGQGTGNSPDASGNQYYSYGNSADGTSTSGTSSAWGPAFTGQNFYQYDPTLEGQSAQRLPWQPYRDNRKDFWRTGMTLNNNVSIQGGDNKGSMRLSVGNQKNEWIMPNTGFDRVTAAVNANYQVSDKIKLGTAINYNTRNSDNLPSTGYNNGSIAYFMIFQQPNIDLDWYRPIWVKGKEQIEQLHPFSSFIDNPYLIAYEATNILDSDQIVGNIFANITLSSNLELMLRSSMNTYNQTREQKRPYSINRYAKGFYERQDVFKQEINSDFLLSYKKDFGSKFSLAASAGGNAMSYKYRRTEAEVTGLVVPGVYKLSNGSSAPILTLGDAYKKMSSLYGLVSMSYADMLFVDITGRNDWTSTLPVENNSFFYPSINTSAVISEMVTLPKSIDFLKYRLSFAQVGNDTEPYKTQKYYGQSAFPSSAQTLTVLYNDHFKPEITTSFETGFEIRMFKNRLTADATVYESVTKNQIIDIPMDFSTGYSGAVLNGGKVRNRGIELTLGGKIIDGNNFKWNSTVNWSRNWNKVMELPEGIDGQQIIGTGGTASIIAKVGGTTSAIYGFGFVRSPDGQIVYDNAGLPAYPEEIQYIGDASPKWKAGFTNSFSIGNFTMNVTIDGQYGGIIYSQTHHKLSEQGKLNSNSMGRETGFITGEGVVQNADGSYSPNTKQVKTADWYTRYYRRANIESNSFDASFGKLREISLQYNMPKRWLKNSGIQSLQFSIFGRDLATVSDFPIYDPETAALNGDTILPGIEMGQMPSPATYGFNLSLTL from the coding sequence ATGAAAAATCTTTACTTAATGATTTTATTAATTTTTTCCTTTAAAGGATTTGCCTCAGGACAGTCAGGCAAAGATGTTCAGATTAGCCTTAATCTGAAAGATGCTGCAATTACAGAGTTCTTTAGTGCAGTTGAACAAAAAACGACTTTTACATTTGTTTTTGACGAAAAGATATCTGGAAGTTCACAGCGCATTTCAATTTATGCAGAAAAAGAAAGTCTTGACGGAGTGCTTGCAAAAGTTGCTTCTAAAACTGGGCTTTCATTTAAAAAACTGAATAATACTATTACAGTTACCAAAAATCTTCGTGCGCAAATGAATGTTCGAGGAAGAGTTCTGGACGAAAGCGGTATGCCGATGCCAGGAGTTACCATTCTTGAAAAAGGAACAAAAACAAACACAATGACAGACATGGAAGGAAATTTCAGCTTTGCTGTAAATGCTTCGGCTGTTCTTGTGGTTTCTTATATGGGATATGTTTCTCAAGAGGTTTCAGCAAGTACTAATCCGATTACGATTGTAATGAAGTTAAGTACAAGTGAACTTAATGAAGTTGTTGTAACGGCTTTGGGAATTAAAAGAGAAGAAAAAAGATTAGGATTCTCGCAACAGACTATCAAATCTGAAAACTTATCGCAAGGAAGACCAAACAACTGGTCATCTGGATTAAAAGGAAAAGTGGCAGGTTTAAGCATTACTTCTACAGGTTCTGGTCCGTTAAACTCACAGCAGATTACACTGAGAGGAAACAGGTCATTAAGTCCAAAAGGAAATTATGCGCTAATTGTTGTAGACGGTGTTCCTGTAAATGCAGAGATGACAACTTCGGGTTCAAGTAGCGCTTACATGGGAGAAGATTCTCCAATTGATTACGGAAACGGAATTTCTGATCTTAATCTAGATGATATTGATGCAGTTACGGTTCTTAAAGGTGCAGGTGCAACTGCGCTTTATGGAAGCCGTGCAGCAAACGGTGCTTTGATTATTACCACAAAATCTGGAAAGAAAAACAAAGGTTTAGGAATCTCAATAAATACAGGAGCTACTTTTGATGTAATTCAAAGATGGCCTGATTATCAGTACAAGTACGGACAAGGAACCGGAAATTCGCCAGATGCTTCGGGGAATCAATATTATTCTTACGGAAATTCTGCAGACGGAACTTCAACCAGCGGAACAAGCAGTGCTTGGGGGCCAGCATTTACAGGACAGAATTTCTATCAATATGACCCTACTTTAGAAGGACAGTCAGCGCAGAGATTGCCTTGGCAGCCTTATAGAGATAACCGAAAAGATTTCTGGAGAACTGGTATGACATTAAACAATAATGTTTCTATTCAAGGTGGCGACAACAAAGGATCAATGCGTCTTTCTGTTGGAAACCAAAAGAATGAATGGATTATGCCAAATACAGGTTTTGACAGAGTTACAGCGGCTGTTAATGCCAACTATCAAGTATCTGACAAAATTAAATTGGGAACTGCGATAAATTACAATACAAGGAATAGTGATAATTTGCCTTCTACAGGTTACAACAATGGATCTATTGCTTATTTCATGATTTTTCAGCAGCCAAATATCGATTTAGATTGGTATCGTCCAATTTGGGTAAAAGGCAAAGAGCAAATCGAACAGTTGCATCCTTTTAGTTCTTTTATAGACAATCCGTATTTAATTGCTTATGAAGCGACAAATATATTAGACAGTGATCAGATTGTGGGTAATATTTTTGCCAATATTACTTTGTCGTCTAATCTGGAATTAATGCTTCGTTCGTCTATGAACACTTACAATCAGACAAGAGAACAAAAAAGACCATATAGCATCAATAGATATGCGAAAGGATTTTATGAAAGACAGGATGTTTTCAAACAAGAAATCAACTCCGACTTTTTACTTTCTTATAAAAAAGATTTCGGTAGTAAATTCTCTCTTGCTGCTTCGGCCGGAGGAAATGCTATGAGTTACAAATACAGAAGAACAGAAGCAGAAGTAACAGGTTTAGTTGTGCCAGGAGTTTACAAGCTTTCAAATGGATCAAGTGCACCAATTTTGACTTTAGGCGATGCTTACAAAAAAATGAGCAGTTTATATGGCTTAGTTTCCATGTCTTATGCTGATATGCTTTTTGTTGATATTACAGGAAGAAATGACTGGACAAGTACGCTTCCGGTTGAGAATAATTCATTCTTCTATCCGTCGATTAATACAAGTGCCGTTATTTCTGAAATGGTTACACTTCCAAAATCAATTGATTTCTTAAAATACAGACTTTCATTTGCTCAAGTAGGAAATGATACAGAACCTTATAAAACGCAGAAATATTACGGACAAAGCGCTTTTCCAAGTTCGGCGCAGACTTTAACGGTTTTATATAATGATCATTTTAAACCTGAAATCACAACAAGTTTTGAGACCGGTTTTGAAATCAGAATGTTTAAAAACCGACTTACAGCTGATGCTACCGTTTACGAGAGTGTAACGAAAAACCAAATTATCGATATTCCGATGGATTTTTCAACAGGTTATAGCGGTGCAGTTTTAAATGGAGGAAAAGTTAGAAACCGAGGAATCGAACTTACCCTTGGCGGAAAAATTATTGATGGAAATAATTTCAAATGGAATTCAACTGTAAACTGGTCACGTAACTGGAATAAAGTAATGGAATTACCAGAAGGTATCGATGGTCAGCAGATTATCGGTACTGGAGGAACAGCTTCTATCATTGCAAAAGTAGGCGGAACTACAAGTGCTATTTACGGTTTCGGATTTGTGCGTTCTCCTGATGGTCAAATCGTTTATGATAATGCAGGTCTTCCGGCATATCCTGAAGAAATTCAATATATCGGCGATGCAAGTCCAAAATGGAAAGCGGGTTTTACCAATAGTTTTTCAATCGGAAATTTTACTATGAACGTAACAATTGACGGTCAATACGGTGGTATTATTTATTCTCAGACACACCATAAACTTTCTGAACAAGGAAAATTAAATTCAAATAGTATGGGGAGAGAAACCGGCTTTATCACTGGAGAAGGTGTGGTTCAAAATGCAGATGGATCTTATTCTCCAAATACGAAACAAGTAAAAACTGCTGATTGGTATACACGTTACTACCGAAGAGCAAACATAGAATCAAATTCTTTTGATGCTTCTTTTGGAAAACTTCGTGAAATCAGTCTTCAATACAATATGCCAAAAAGATGGCTGAAAAATTCAGGAATCCAGTCACTTCAATTTTCAATTTTCGGAAGAGATTTGGCAACTGTTTCAGATTTCCCAATTTATGATCCTGAGACAGCAGCGTTAAATGGAGATACGATTTTGCCAGGTATCGAAATGGGGCAAATGCCATCTCCAGCTACTTACGGTTTCAATTTAAGTTTGACTTTATAA
- a CDS encoding glycerophosphodiester phosphodiesterase family protein, which produces MLKFKKILFVLTAVLCSYFGNSQNAIASKRTIEVQGHRGDRGNFPENSIPAFISAVKKGADVVELDVVISKDKKVIVSHESFMSSQYMLDSEGNPITKEKEKSYNLYEMTYDSIRKFDGGSKGNTAFPMQQKQKTYKPLLSEVIDNVEEFIAKNNLKPVRYNIEIKSEKSDYGKRQPEPEAFTDLVMKIIKEKRVEKKINIQSFDPTVLNVMHKRYPKTKIAYLVGEGSIAKNLSLLDFKPEIYSPHYKLLNQTEVDSLRLMKMKIIPWTVNDDKAIDNMIQLQVDGIITDYPENVLQKLNL; this is translated from the coding sequence ATGCTAAAATTCAAAAAGATACTCTTTGTTTTAACGGCTGTATTATGTTCATATTTCGGTAATAGCCAAAATGCAATTGCATCGAAAAGAACGATAGAAGTACAGGGACATCGCGGCGATCGCGGTAATTTTCCTGAGAATTCTATTCCAGCTTTTATAAGTGCTGTAAAAAAAGGTGCAGATGTTGTAGAATTGGATGTCGTGATTTCTAAAGACAAGAAAGTAATTGTTTCTCATGAGTCTTTTATGTCTTCGCAATATATGCTTGATAGCGAAGGAAATCCAATTACTAAGGAAAAAGAAAAGAGTTATAACCTATACGAAATGACGTATGACAGCATTAGAAAATTTGACGGCGGTTCAAAAGGAAATACTGCTTTCCCGATGCAGCAGAAACAAAAAACGTATAAGCCTTTATTGTCAGAAGTTATAGATAATGTTGAAGAGTTTATTGCCAAAAACAATTTGAAACCAGTTCGATACAATATCGAAATCAAATCTGAAAAATCGGATTACGGCAAAAGACAACCAGAACCAGAAGCTTTTACAGATTTGGTGATGAAAATCATTAAAGAAAAACGTGTCGAAAAGAAAATCAACATTCAATCTTTTGATCCGACTGTTTTAAATGTGATGCACAAAAGATATCCAAAAACAAAAATTGCTTATTTGGTTGGAGAAGGCAGCATAGCTAAAAATCTCTCTCTGCTTGATTTTAAACCAGAAATTTACAGTCCGCATTATAAATTGTTAAACCAAACAGAAGTCGATTCACTTCGATTGATGAAGATGAAAATTATTCCTTGGACCGTTAATGATGACAAAGCAATTGACAATATGATACAGCTTCAGGTAGACGGAATAATTACGGACTATCCTGAAAATGTATTGCAAAAACTGAATTTGTAA
- a CDS encoding ribonuclease E inhibitor RraB, which produces MLSFLKPKKQKRLVSDNDFNANLVKHYRLATESLVSLRDAGIEEEDELRIDFFFYADTRQKAEALEMGIQEKDFSANFETALHDKNLFIISGKTGKIKMMHETLSKWVTEMSELGYGNDCIFDSWSIDSELK; this is translated from the coding sequence ATGTTAAGTTTTCTAAAGCCAAAAAAACAAAAAAGATTAGTTTCTGATAATGATTTTAATGCAAATTTAGTGAAGCATTACAGACTTGCAACGGAATCTCTTGTTAGTCTGCGAGATGCTGGAATTGAAGAAGAAGATGAATTAAGAATAGATTTCTTTTTTTACGCTGATACCCGTCAAAAAGCTGAAGCATTAGAAATGGGAATCCAAGAGAAGGATTTTAGCGCGAATTTTGAAACTGCACTGCATGATAAAAATCTTTTTATAATTTCTGGAAAAACAGGAAAGATTAAAATGATGCATGAAACCTTAAGTAAATGGGTTACTGAAATGTCTGAATTAGGATATGGTAATGACTGTATTTTCGACAGCTGGAGCATTGATTCTGAGTTGAAATAG
- a CDS encoding SusD/RagB family nutrient-binding outer membrane lipoprotein: MKKIKITAIILLLTGITISCTGSYEELNENPNLITEISPGTLLNPIIYGIASQNASQSVDVTFNLMQVSLPFPSITGGLHRYDVSNNIGNSAWNNYYKWLNNIREMRMASVKAGDGNYEAVALTLNALVYANLTDLFGPVPMTEAARGEDGILYPKYDTQEFIYETILADLERANTLYDTSKAMIYTEDILFQNNVLKWKKFTNSLKMRLLLRVSNRTETGAFAKLAYMADHPEVYPVFTNTAESAILKITGVAPNVSPWGRPQDFNLNIKMASFFIDNLNTLEDPRRAIIATGATALVTNAPIGFKGITSAYAGSDSQFKYNASTLYNVQVQNPMQIFLLTYAEVEFIKAELAQRGLIADAAGHYEKGVRAGIEQLKATTPTTYFNKPEAQYDGTLERIMLQKYYALYFTDYQQWFEYRRTGFPVLPTTTAMLNNGVMPSRFTYPDNQQIKNTENYHKAVEMVGGDNINTKVWWDK, encoded by the coding sequence ATGAAAAAGATAAAAATTACAGCAATTATCCTATTACTAACAGGAATTACAATTTCCTGCACAGGAAGTTACGAAGAGCTTAACGAGAATCCCAACCTTATTACAGAGATAAGTCCGGGAACTTTGTTAAATCCTATTATTTACGGAATTGCTTCTCAGAATGCCTCTCAAAGTGTAGATGTTACTTTCAATTTAATGCAGGTTTCACTTCCTTTTCCAAGTATTACAGGAGGTTTACACCGTTATGATGTAAGCAACAATATTGGAAACTCAGCATGGAATAATTATTACAAATGGCTAAACAATATCAGAGAAATGCGAATGGCTTCAGTAAAAGCTGGAGACGGCAATTACGAAGCCGTTGCATTAACCCTTAATGCTTTGGTGTACGCCAATCTTACAGATCTTTTTGGTCCAGTTCCTATGACTGAAGCAGCGCGTGGAGAAGATGGAATTTTGTACCCAAAGTATGATACGCAAGAGTTTATTTATGAAACAATTTTGGCAGATTTAGAAAGAGCCAATACACTTTATGATACAAGTAAAGCAATGATTTATACCGAAGATATTCTGTTTCAAAATAATGTTTTGAAATGGAAGAAATTCACCAATTCTCTAAAAATGAGATTGCTTTTACGAGTTTCTAATAGAACAGAAACAGGAGCTTTTGCAAAACTAGCCTATATGGCAGATCATCCTGAAGTTTATCCTGTTTTTACAAATACTGCTGAAAGTGCTATTTTAAAAATTACAGGAGTTGCGCCAAATGTTTCTCCGTGGGGCAGACCTCAAGATTTTAACCTGAATATCAAAATGGCTTCTTTCTTTATTGATAATTTGAATACGCTTGAAGATCCGAGAAGAGCCATAATTGCAACTGGTGCTACAGCTTTGGTTACCAATGCACCAATCGGATTTAAAGGAATTACAAGTGCTTATGCTGGTTCAGATTCTCAGTTCAAATACAATGCTTCAACACTTTATAATGTGCAGGTACAAAACCCAATGCAGATATTTCTTTTAACGTATGCTGAGGTTGAATTTATTAAAGCAGAATTAGCGCAACGTGGTCTTATTGCAGATGCTGCAGGACATTATGAAAAAGGAGTAAGAGCAGGCATAGAACAATTAAAAGCTACAACTCCAACCACTTATTTCAATAAACCAGAAGCGCAATATGATGGAACTTTAGAAAGGATAATGTTGCAAAAGTATTATGCTTTATATTTTACAGATTATCAGCAATGGTTTGAATATCGCAGAACAGGCTTTCCTGTACTGCCAACAACAACCGCAATGTTAAACAATGGAGTTATGCCGTCAAGGTTTACTTATCCGGATAATCAGCAAATCAAGAATACCGAAAACTATCATAAAGCAGTTGAAATGGTTGGAGGAGATAATATCAATACAAAAGTTTGGTGGGATAAATAA
- a CDS encoding calcineurin-like phosphoesterase family protein, whose product MKKTFIYSAILFCGVLTAQTTVKGIVFEDLNQNGKKEKKEKGIANVAVTNGREVVVTDKKGNYELPLQNDAIIAVIKPSGYKIQVNKDNLPQFFYNHKPAGSPKGKFEGVAPTGKLPESVDFGLLPQKETNDFTALIFGDPQPYNLEEVDFFARGIVAEVEGIKNIPFGLSMGDLVGNDLSLFNPYIQAVKKIGIPWYNLLGNHDLNFDAKEDNLADETYEAHFGPANYAFNYGKVHFIVVDDVLYPDPRDHEGYWGGFTDEQMQFIANDLKTVPKDNLIVLAFHIPISEPDSKDDSFRDEDRQKLFELLKDFPNTLSLSAHTHMQRQDFFEKKDGWLQETPHHHYNIGTTSGDWYSGKLDEKGIPISVMRDGTPKGYAFIHFNGNKYTVDYKVAGKPENYQMKVFAPKVVAKAKRTKSGVFANFFMGSKKDKVLYRVDQGDWKEMEYVEVQDPSYVELVYEWELSEVLMPGKRSSDPEKSTHVWRGNIPSDLAIGEHAIEIKATDMFGKTHTANTTYRIDKVK is encoded by the coding sequence ATGAAAAAGACATTTATATATAGCGCAATACTGTTTTGTGGTGTTTTAACAGCGCAAACAACCGTAAAAGGAATCGTATTTGAAGATTTAAATCAAAATGGTAAAAAGGAAAAAAAAGAAAAAGGAATTGCAAATGTTGCCGTAACAAACGGTCGAGAAGTTGTTGTAACCGATAAAAAAGGAAACTACGAATTGCCATTGCAAAACGATGCCATTATTGCCGTAATCAAACCTTCTGGGTATAAAATTCAGGTTAATAAAGATAATCTGCCTCAGTTCTTCTATAATCATAAACCAGCGGGTTCTCCTAAAGGAAAGTTTGAGGGAGTTGCACCAACAGGAAAATTGCCAGAATCTGTAGATTTTGGATTGCTTCCGCAGAAGGAGACCAATGATTTTACGGCTCTTATTTTTGGAGATCCGCAGCCTTATAATCTAGAAGAAGTTGATTTTTTTGCGAGAGGAATTGTTGCCGAAGTTGAAGGCATTAAAAACATTCCGTTTGGATTAAGTATGGGAGATTTGGTTGGAAACGATCTTAGCTTATTCAATCCATACATTCAAGCAGTAAAAAAAATCGGAATTCCGTGGTACAATCTTTTAGGAAACCATGATTTAAATTTTGATGCCAAAGAAGATAATTTGGCAGATGAAACCTACGAAGCTCATTTCGGACCTGCAAATTATGCTTTCAATTACGGAAAAGTGCATTTTATTGTAGTTGACGATGTTTTGTATCCAGATCCAAGAGATCATGAAGGATATTGGGGCGGATTTACAGACGAACAAATGCAGTTTATTGCAAACGATCTTAAAACAGTTCCAAAAGACAATTTAATTGTGTTGGCTTTCCATATTCCGATAAGCGAACCTGACAGTAAAGACGATTCTTTTAGAGATGAAGACCGTCAAAAATTATTTGAATTGTTGAAAGATTTCCCAAATACACTTTCGCTTTCGGCGCATACACACATGCAAAGACAAGATTTTTTCGAAAAGAAAGATGGCTGGTTACAGGAAACTCCACATCATCATTATAATATCGGAACAACATCTGGCGATTGGTATTCAGGAAAATTAGATGAGAAAGGAATTCCAATTTCGGTTATGCGAGACGGAACTCCAAAAGGTTATGCTTTCATTCATTTTAATGGAAATAAATATACTGTCGATTATAAAGTAGCGGGAAAACCAGAAAATTATCAAATGAAAGTTTTTGCTCCAAAAGTGGTAGCCAAAGCAAAACGCACCAAATCTGGCGTATTTGCCAATTTTTTCATGGGAAGTAAAAAAGACAAAGTTCTTTACCGAGTAGATCAAGGAGATTGGAAAGAAATGGAATATGTAGAAGTGCAAGATCCATCTTATGTAGAATTGGTTTACGAATGGGAATTATCTGAAGTGCTTATGCCTGGAAAACGTTCTTCAGATCCTGAAAAAAGTACGCACGTATGGAGAGGAAATATTCCTTCTGATCTTGCTATCGGAGAACATGCAATTGAGATTAAAGCGACAGATATGTTTGGTAAAACGCATACTGCAAATACGACTTACAGAATTGATAAAGTGAAATAA
- the ppk1 gene encoding polyphosphate kinase 1: protein MHNHLIPSEISWLSFNNCILDEAEDLNNAVYDRIKFLAIHSSNLDEFFRVKINKLQKKKTKKNSDLLEDVLKEVNLQQNRFGKIWSYSILTELALNDVIYYEYQELLPEHLNEIEYYFKSIILSYIQVVYITLNQPKTYFLNNRSLYFLVKIKDSKGNYNFAYLNIPSDKLERFKQLQSIENTHYIISIDTIIRKCLTLIFTGSKIISCNAIKLNRDENYLIEDENTGDLIAKIEEKIEERKRGSATRFLYDSNMDADSFSVCKKAFKLYKSEMIKGGSHHNFFDLFKFPNPVKPKLQGKYYPNLPHLPFENTISIFDVIKKQNQLLHFPYQSYYYVLQFFNQAAINKNVTEIKITLYRISSQSLIANALISAAKNGKKVTVFVEVKARFDEHNNLFWSKEMKNAGIKIIQSLPNLKVHAKAALITMKDKYGNKKNYGYLSTGNFNESTANVYSDFGFFTAETAYTNDLKKVFSFLKTKKKGTEPKHILAAGFNMKEKLLELIDVEIKNKKAGKQASVFLKVNGLDEKDIIDKLIEASKADVEVTLIVRGICTLLPGIKKVSENIKIYRIVDMFLEHSRIYKFANNGQEKIYLSSADMLSRNLNRRIEVAFPLYDEKHIEEINKIIQLQLEDNIKRRIINNQGNNELGIEDKEIPRRAQTGIYNWIANANRIS, encoded by the coding sequence GTGCATAATCATCTTATTCCATCGGAAATCTCTTGGCTTTCTTTCAATAATTGTATTTTGGATGAAGCAGAGGACTTAAATAATGCAGTATATGACAGAATTAAATTTCTGGCTATTCATTCTTCTAATCTGGATGAGTTTTTCAGGGTTAAAATAAATAAGCTGCAAAAAAAGAAGACGAAGAAAAACAGCGATCTATTAGAAGATGTGCTAAAGGAAGTAAATCTGCAGCAAAATAGATTTGGAAAAATATGGAGTTATTCCATTCTTACTGAATTAGCCTTAAATGATGTCATATATTATGAGTACCAGGAATTGTTGCCAGAACATTTAAATGAAATTGAATATTATTTTAAAAGTATTATTCTTTCTTATATTCAGGTTGTTTACATTACTTTAAATCAGCCAAAAACTTATTTTTTAAATAACCGAAGTTTATACTTTTTAGTAAAAATAAAAGACAGTAAAGGCAATTATAATTTCGCTTATTTAAATATTCCATCAGATAAACTGGAACGTTTTAAGCAGTTGCAAAGCATAGAAAATACACATTATATTATTTCAATCGATACCATAATTAGAAAATGTTTAACATTGATATTTACAGGATCCAAAATCATTTCTTGTAATGCCATAAAATTAAATCGTGATGAAAATTATCTGATTGAAGACGAAAATACAGGAGATTTAATAGCTAAAATTGAAGAAAAAATCGAAGAACGAAAACGAGGTTCTGCGACAAGATTTCTTTACGATTCGAATATGGATGCAGATTCTTTTTCGGTTTGTAAAAAAGCCTTCAAACTTTACAAAAGTGAAATGATAAAGGGCGGGAGTCATCATAATTTTTTCGATTTATTCAAATTCCCAAATCCAGTTAAGCCAAAATTACAGGGAAAGTATTATCCTAATCTGCCTCATTTGCCATTTGAAAACACTATATCAATTTTTGATGTTATTAAAAAGCAAAACCAATTACTTCATTTTCCTTATCAATCGTATTATTATGTACTTCAGTTTTTTAATCAGGCAGCAATTAATAAAAATGTTACCGAAATTAAAATTACTCTTTACCGTATTTCTTCTCAATCCCTAATTGCAAATGCTTTAATAAGCGCTGCAAAAAATGGGAAAAAAGTTACCGTTTTTGTTGAGGTAAAAGCACGTTTTGATGAACATAATAATTTGTTCTGGTCTAAAGAAATGAAAAACGCTGGTATCAAAATTATTCAAAGTCTTCCTAACTTAAAAGTGCATGCCAAAGCTGCTTTGATTACAATGAAAGACAAATATGGTAATAAAAAGAATTATGGTTATCTGTCAACAGGAAATTTTAATGAAAGCACGGCAAATGTCTATTCTGATTTTGGTTTTTTTACAGCAGAAACAGCATATACTAATGATTTAAAGAAAGTATTTTCATTTTTAAAAACCAAGAAAAAAGGCACAGAGCCAAAACATATTTTAGCCGCTGGTTTTAATATGAAGGAAAAATTACTCGAATTGATAGATGTTGAAATAAAAAATAAAAAAGCAGGGAAACAGGCTTCCGTATTTTTAAAAGTAAACGGACTCGATGAGAAAGACATAATTGATAAACTTATTGAAGCAAGCAAGGCAGATGTTGAAGTTACCTTAATAGTCCGTGGCATTTGCACATTGCTGCCAGGAATAAAAAAAGTATCTGAAAACATAAAAATCTATCGAATTGTAGATATGTTTTTGGAGCATTCCAGAATTTACAAATTTGCCAATAACGGTCAGGAAAAAATCTATTTATCTTCTGCCGATATGTTAAGCAGAAATTTAAACAGAAGAATAGAAGTCGCTTTTCCATTATATGATGAAAAGCATATTGAAGAGATAAATAAAATAATTCAGTTGCAGTTAGAAGATAATATCAAAAGAAGAATTATAAATAATCAGGGTAATAATGAATTAGGAATTGAAGATAAAGAAATTCCAAGACGAGCGCAGACTGGTATTTACAATTGGATTGCTAATGCTAATAGAATATCCTAA